In a single window of the Desulfocurvus vexinensis DSM 17965 genome:
- a CDS encoding sigma-54 interaction domain-containing protein yields the protein MGEHSRKSADSGVSGAPSALEPSALDAFAVMVDVCERLAWGETAQAERLFALTRAGEVPAPVAQLAEAFGLMLVKVEARDLHREELLDQLRRQNRELERAYRKLGEERNTLVRTLCGAYEPAQFVGQCPAMQQAMQLAISIARHSINVLILGPTGAGKEVFAKILHYNSPRSGGPFVALNCSAVPESLFESEVFGIESGVATGVHKREGLLRQAHGGTLFLDEIADMSPAHQAKFLRVLEAREVVPVGGAKPVPVDVRIVCATNRDLERAVADGDFREDLFYRIHSVILNLPPLAERGEDILILARRFLAEHTDKGLTPAAERALLHYDWPGNVRELRNEMERAAVLTFGPQVDEGDLSPRVRGLGRDGGADPASLRLDDNERRLIRKALDRAGGNKTRAAELLGITREGLRKKLLRHDAEGAEDD from the coding sequence ATGGGAGAACACTCTCGAAAATCCGCGGACTCCGGCGTTTCCGGGGCGCCGTCGGCCCTGGAGCCGTCGGCCCTGGACGCCTTCGCCGTCATGGTCGATGTGTGCGAGCGCCTGGCCTGGGGGGAAACCGCCCAGGCCGAGCGGCTGTTCGCCCTGACCCGGGCGGGCGAGGTGCCCGCGCCCGTGGCCCAGCTGGCCGAGGCCTTCGGGCTCATGCTCGTCAAGGTCGAGGCCCGCGACCTGCACCGCGAGGAACTCCTCGACCAGCTCCGCCGCCAGAACCGCGAACTGGAGCGCGCCTACCGCAAGCTCGGCGAGGAGCGCAACACCCTGGTGCGCACCCTGTGCGGCGCCTACGAGCCCGCCCAGTTCGTGGGCCAGTGCCCGGCCATGCAACAGGCCATGCAGCTGGCCATCTCCATCGCCCGCCACTCCATCAACGTGCTCATCCTCGGCCCCACGGGCGCGGGCAAAGAAGTCTTCGCCAAGATCCTGCACTACAATTCCCCGCGCAGCGGCGGGCCTTTCGTGGCCCTGAACTGCTCCGCCGTGCCCGAGTCGCTCTTCGAGAGCGAGGTTTTCGGCATCGAAAGCGGCGTGGCCACCGGGGTCCACAAGCGCGAGGGCCTCTTGCGCCAAGCCCACGGCGGCACGCTGTTCCTGGACGAGATCGCCGACATGAGCCCGGCGCACCAGGCCAAGTTCCTGCGTGTGCTCGAAGCGCGCGAGGTGGTGCCCGTGGGCGGGGCCAAGCCCGTGCCCGTGGACGTGCGCATCGTCTGCGCCACCAACCGCGACCTGGAGCGCGCCGTGGCCGACGGCGACTTCCGCGAGGACCTCTTCTACCGCATCCATTCCGTGATCCTGAACCTGCCGCCCCTGGCCGAGCGCGGCGAGGACATCCTCATCCTGGCCCGGCGCTTCCTGGCCGAACACACCGACAAGGGCCTGACCCCCGCCGCCGAGCGGGCGCTTTTGCACTACGACTGGCCCGGCAACGTGCGCGAGCTGCGCAACGAAATGGAGCGCGCCGCCGTTTTGACCTTCGGCCCCCAGGTGGACGAGGGCGACCTCTCGCCCCGGGTGCGCGGCCTGGGCCGCGACGGCGGGGCCGACCCGGCCAGCCTGCGCCTGGACGACAACGAGCGCCGCCTGATCCGCAAGGCCCTGGACCGCGCCGGGGGCAACAAGACCCGCGCCGCCGA
- a CDS encoding methyl-accepting chemotaxis protein produces the protein MLKKNLGTVLIASVALAVILAVAGIVAYVSGSTYHLALEQKKQAMTQMTTTSLAALELYMENVQTMATTLSARRTVRDALEGDPSRVDDDLRLFLTEAGNLWGVVVFDHTGMVVAGRSASGEDLAGKSRADRDYVRAILSGQDLYVPRELLQVESAGVKTLAFPVAKAVRSAQGQVLGGVCLLPLWEEFTRAFIDPPRFGERGYGFMLDAKGRIIAHAMDKSLLLKDLSEHDFIREALRTHDGDFFYEWGGEAKYLVVATDPATGWVVCMSAYVAELTATATRQRNVLLGIGAGAVLVLVLTIALIVSRLLVRPLRRIEAFTASIAAGDFRADLGTGFRFEMKSLAENIRTMVGELKQKLGFAQGVLDGFVLPCSVFDRDNRATFINAHMMRALDKDGDPKAHLGQTSGRLVYGDDTRETVSLRALRENRRLDVETTYTTARGVEKIFDVTSTPIADLDGNLIGVLAVWFELTEIRAQQKRIEAQNEKIARAAAAATAVSDQVASASEELSAQIEQSSRGSEEQRNRTGEAATAMEEMNATVIEVARSASTAAELADRANAKAREGEALVDEVVQTITQVNTRAEELKADMTELGRQAEGIGQIMNVIADIADQTNLLALNAAIEAARAGDAGRGFAVVADEVRKLAEKTMSATNEVGAYIRAVQESARKNIRGTEATTEAITASTGTAGRSGAALREIVAMVEQTADQVRGIATASEEQSAASDEISRTTEEINNIARETAEAMNQSAQAVSDLARLAQELKSIISEMQN, from the coding sequence ATGCTCAAGAAAAACCTCGGCACCGTGTTGATCGCCTCCGTGGCCCTGGCCGTGATCCTGGCCGTGGCGGGCATCGTGGCCTACGTGTCCGGCTCCACCTACCACCTGGCCCTGGAGCAGAAAAAACAGGCCATGACCCAGATGACCACCACCAGCCTGGCCGCCCTGGAACTGTACATGGAAAACGTGCAGACCATGGCCACCACCCTGTCGGCGCGGCGCACGGTGCGCGACGCCCTGGAAGGCGACCCCTCGCGGGTGGACGACGACCTGCGCCTCTTCCTGACCGAGGCCGGAAACCTGTGGGGGGTTGTCGTCTTCGACCACACGGGCATGGTCGTGGCCGGGCGCTCGGCCAGCGGCGAGGACCTGGCCGGCAAGAGCCGGGCCGACCGCGACTACGTGCGGGCCATCCTCTCCGGGCAGGACCTGTACGTGCCGCGCGAGCTGCTCCAGGTGGAAAGCGCCGGGGTCAAGACCCTGGCCTTCCCCGTGGCCAAGGCCGTGCGCTCGGCCCAGGGCCAGGTGCTGGGCGGGGTCTGCCTGCTGCCCCTGTGGGAGGAGTTCACCAGGGCCTTCATCGACCCGCCGCGCTTCGGCGAGCGCGGCTACGGGTTCATGCTCGACGCAAAGGGGCGGATCATCGCCCACGCCATGGACAAGTCGCTCCTGCTCAAGGACCTGAGCGAGCACGACTTCATCCGCGAGGCCCTGCGCACGCACGACGGCGACTTCTTCTACGAATGGGGCGGCGAGGCCAAGTACCTCGTGGTGGCCACGGACCCGGCCACCGGCTGGGTGGTCTGCATGAGCGCCTACGTCGCGGAGCTGACCGCCACGGCCACCCGCCAGCGCAACGTGCTGCTGGGCATCGGCGCGGGCGCCGTGCTGGTCCTGGTCCTGACCATCGCCCTGATCGTCAGCCGCCTGCTGGTGCGCCCCCTGCGGCGCATCGAGGCCTTCACCGCCTCCATCGCCGCAGGCGACTTCCGCGCCGACCTGGGCACGGGCTTCCGCTTCGAGATGAAAAGCCTGGCCGAAAACATCCGGACCATGGTCGGCGAGCTCAAGCAGAAGCTGGGCTTCGCCCAGGGCGTGCTGGACGGCTTCGTGCTGCCCTGCTCGGTGTTCGACCGCGACAACCGCGCCACCTTCATCAACGCGCACATGATGCGCGCCCTGGACAAGGACGGCGACCCCAAGGCCCACCTGGGCCAGACCTCGGGCCGCCTGGTCTACGGCGACGACACCCGCGAGACCGTCAGCCTGCGCGCCCTGCGCGAGAACCGCCGCCTGGACGTGGAAACCACCTACACCACGGCCCGGGGCGTCGAGAAGATCTTCGACGTGACCAGCACGCCCATCGCCGACCTGGACGGCAACCTCATCGGCGTGCTGGCCGTGTGGTTCGAGCTGACGGAAATCCGCGCCCAGCAAAAGCGCATCGAGGCCCAGAACGAGAAGATCGCCCGGGCCGCCGCTGCGGCCACCGCCGTGTCCGACCAGGTGGCCTCGGCCTCCGAGGAGCTTTCGGCGCAGATCGAGCAGTCCAGCCGGGGCTCCGAGGAGCAGCGCAACCGCACCGGCGAGGCCGCCACGGCCATGGAGGAGATGAACGCCACGGTCATCGAGGTGGCCAGGAGCGCCAGCACCGCCGCCGAACTGGCCGACCGGGCCAACGCCAAGGCCCGCGAGGGCGAAGCCCTGGTGGACGAGGTGGTGCAGACCATCACCCAGGTCAACACCCGGGCCGAGGAGCTCAAGGCCGATATGACCGAGCTGGGGCGCCAGGCCGAGGGCATCGGCCAGATCATGAACGTCATCGCCGACATCGCCGACCAGACCAACCTTCTGGCGCTCAACGCGGCCATCGAGGCCGCGCGGGCGGGCGACGCGGGCCGGGGCTTCGCCGTGGTGGCCGACGAGGTGCGCAAGCTGGCCGAGAAGACCATGAGCGCCACCAACGAGGTCGGCGCCTACATCCGCGCCGTGCAGGAGAGCGCGCGCAAGAACATCCGCGGCACCGAGGCGACCACCGAGGCCATCACCGCCAGCACCGGCACCGCAGGCCGCTCCGGCGCGGCCCTGCGCGAGATCGTGGCCATGGTCGAGCAGACCGCCGACCAGGTGCGCGGCATCGCCACGGCCAGCGAGGAGCAGTCCGCCGCCAGCGATGAGATCAGCCGCACCACCGAGGAAATCAACAACATCGCCCGCGAGACGGCGGAGGCCATGAACCAGTCGGCCCAGGCCGTCTCGGACCTGGCGCGCCTGGCCCAGGAGCTCAAGAGCATCATCAGCGAGATGCAGAACTGA